The following are encoded together in the Pedobacter sp. D749 genome:
- a CDS encoding pyridoxal phosphate-dependent aminotransferase, protein MPKISQKGVQMPASPIRKLTPFADQAKKDGKKVFHLNIGQPDIETPEGMLNAIKNIDFNVWAYTPSEGTLAYRLKLTEYYNKLGYNITPENILVTVGGSEAITIAMQTCVNEGDEIIIPEPFYANYNGFACMSNVVVKPILSYIENGFALPPIAEFEKLITEKTKAIIICNPNNPTGYLYSRAELEALKTLCVKYDLFLFSDEAYREFCYDGREFISPMHLDGLDENVVIMDTVSKRYSACGARLGCLITKNKEVIASGLKFAQARLSPGMVEQIAGAAAVDTPDSYFEKVNTEYTLRRDTLVGRLNNIEGVFCPNPGGAFYVVAKFPIDDADKFCQWILEDFSHNDQTVMMAPATGFYSTPGSGKNEVRMAYVLNTDDLNTAMDCLEVALKQYPGRVG, encoded by the coding sequence ATGCCAAAAATTTCACAAAAGGGTGTGCAGATGCCTGCATCACCAATCAGAAAGTTAACCCCGTTTGCAGATCAAGCTAAAAAAGATGGTAAAAAAGTTTTCCATTTAAATATTGGTCAGCCAGATATAGAAACACCTGAAGGAATGTTAAATGCCATTAAAAACATTGATTTTAATGTTTGGGCCTATACTCCATCAGAAGGTACACTTGCATATCGTTTAAAACTTACCGAATATTATAATAAACTGGGTTACAATATTACACCCGAAAATATATTGGTAACAGTTGGCGGCTCTGAAGCCATCACCATTGCCATGCAAACCTGCGTAAACGAGGGGGATGAAATTATCATTCCAGAACCTTTTTATGCCAATTACAATGGTTTTGCCTGCATGAGCAATGTGGTGGTAAAACCAATCCTTTCTTACATTGAAAATGGCTTTGCATTACCGCCGATTGCTGAATTCGAAAAACTGATTACGGAAAAAACGAAGGCGATCATCATTTGTAACCCTAATAATCCTACTGGTTATTTATATTCAAGAGCAGAATTAGAGGCTTTAAAAACCCTTTGTGTTAAATACGATCTGTTTTTATTCTCTGATGAAGCTTATCGCGAATTTTGTTATGATGGAAGGGAATTTATCTCACCCATGCATTTAGATGGTTTAGATGAAAACGTGGTCATTATGGATACGGTTTCTAAACGTTACAGTGCTTGTGGTGCACGTTTAGGCTGTCTAATTACTAAAAATAAAGAAGTTATCGCATCAGGATTAAAATTTGCGCAGGCAAGATTAAGTCCAGGCATGGTTGAACAAATTGCTGGTGCAGCAGCTGTAGATACGCCAGATAGTTATTTTGAAAAAGTAAATACCGAATATACTTTGCGTCGTGATACTTTGGTTGGCCGGTTAAATAATATAGAAGGTGTTTTCTGTCCTAATCCTGGCGGTGCATTTTACGTAGTAGCAAAGTTTCCTATTGATGATGCTGATAAATTTTGTCAGTGGATTTTAGAAGATTTCAGTCATAATGACCAAACGGTAATGATGGCCCCTGCAACGGGCTTCTACTCTACCCCTGGTTCTGGTAAAAACGAAGTTCGTATGGCATACGTATTAAATACCGATGATTTAAATACAGCTATGGACTGCTTGGAAGTAGCATTGAAGCAATATCCGGGAAGAGTAGGTTAA
- a CDS encoding DUF1573 domain-containing protein, with the protein MKKILVLFAFVLGFGVAVNAQTKPAEFKFESETHDFGKIVLNKPVTYDFKYTNVGEAPLIITKAEASCGCTVPKYTSTPLKKGETGVISVTFNAAAGPSTFSKAVTITSNAKTPIKVLYIKGETVAAASK; encoded by the coding sequence ATGAAAAAGATCTTAGTATTATTCGCTTTTGTTTTAGGTTTTGGTGTTGCAGTAAATGCACAAACCAAGCCTGCAGAGTTTAAATTTGAATCGGAAACTCACGATTTCGGTAAAATTGTTTTGAACAAACCAGTAACTTACGACTTCAAATACACAAACGTTGGCGAAGCGCCTTTGATTATCACCAAAGCTGAAGCGAGTTGCGGATGTACAGTACCTAAATACACTTCTACCCCATTAAAAAAAGGTGAAACTGGTGTAATTTCGGTAACGTTTAACGCTGCTGCCGGTCCTTCTACTTTTTCGAAGGCCGTAACCATTACTTCAAATGCTAAAACACCAATTAAAGTGCTTTACATCAAAGGTGAAACGGTTGCCGCAGCTTCAAAATAA